A genomic segment from Pseudomonas sp. M30-35 encodes:
- a CDS encoding inner membrane protein YpjD: protein MHPLLPSLAAACLYGGAAIYQGLRLSTRSNPNKRLLGLLGVLALLFHGGSLFVQMHHDIGMQLDFFNAASLITFAVICITLLACLRIPTENLLLFLFPLGCITVLLAQFMPVGTIDPINESPGIIAHILLSIIAYGILTIAVFQALLVSMQDYQLKHKHPSGLAKNFPPLQTMESLLFGFLWAGWIMLSLSLLSGALFIDDLFAQHLVHKTILSCFAWIVFAVLLWGRHQLGWRGHKAIRWTLAGFCLLMLAYFGSKLVREFILHI from the coding sequence ATGCACCCATTGCTGCCCAGCTTAGCGGCCGCCTGCCTTTACGGCGGCGCTGCAATCTACCAAGGACTGCGCCTTTCCACACGCAGCAACCCTAACAAGCGCCTGCTCGGCCTGCTCGGCGTACTCGCACTGCTGTTCCACGGCGGCAGTCTTTTCGTGCAAATGCATCACGATATTGGCATGCAGTTAGATTTTTTTAACGCGGCCAGCCTCATCACATTCGCCGTGATCTGTATCACACTATTGGCCTGCCTGCGCATTCCGACAGAAAACTTGTTGCTGTTTTTGTTTCCACTAGGTTGCATCACCGTATTACTCGCGCAGTTTATGCCCGTTGGCACCATTGACCCGATTAATGAAAGCCCCGGCATCATTGCCCACATATTGCTGTCGATCATTGCCTACGGCATCCTGACGATTGCGGTATTTCAAGCCTTGCTCGTGTCGATGCAGGACTACCAGCTCAAGCACAAGCACCCTTCAGGCCTGGCCAAAAATTTCCCGCCACTACAAACCATGGAAAGCTTGTTGTTCGGTTTCCTTTGGGCTGGCTGGATCATGCTCTCGTTGTCGCTGTTATCGGGAGCACTTTTCATTGATGACTTGTTTGCACAGCATTTAGTGCACAAAACCATCCTTTCTTGTTTCGCCTGGATCGTCTTCGCCGTACTCCTCTGGGGTCGCCATCAGCTCGGCTGGCGCGGGCACAAGGCAATTCGTTGGACCCTTGCAGGTTTCTGCCTGCTAATGCTCGCCTACTTTGGCAGCAAGCTGGTTCGCGAATTCATTCTGCACATATAG
- the ffh gene encoding signal recognition particle protein: protein MFENLTDRLSQSLRNVTGKAKMTEENIQDTLREVRMALLEADVALPVVKEFVNRVKDRAVGTEVSKSLTPGQAFVKIVRAELEELMGAANEDLALNVTPPAVVLMAGLQGAGKTTTVGKLAKFLKERKKKSVLVVSADVYRPAAIKQLETLANDIGVTFFPSDITQKPVAIAQAAIKEATLKYIDVVLVDTAGRLAVDAEMMAEIQALHAAVNPAETLFVVDAMTGQDAANTAKAFADALPLTGVVLTKVDGDARGGAALSVRHITGKPIKFIGMGEKSDALEPFHPDRIASRILGMGDVLSLIEQAEQTLDRDKADKLTKKLKKGKGFDLEDFRDQLLQMKNMGGLGGLMDKLPQMGGVNLAQMGNAQGAAEKQFKQMEAIINSMTPAERRDPEVISGSRKRRIAMGSGTQVQDIGRLIKQHKQMQKMMKKFTAKGGMAKMMRGMGGMLPGGGGMPKM from the coding sequence ATGTTCGAAAATTTAACAGACCGCCTCTCGCAATCACTGCGAAATGTCACTGGCAAAGCCAAGATGACAGAGGAAAACATCCAGGACACCCTGCGTGAAGTGCGCATGGCTTTGCTCGAGGCCGACGTTGCATTGCCGGTGGTCAAAGAGTTCGTTAACCGGGTTAAAGACCGCGCGGTTGGCACTGAAGTGTCGAAAAGCCTGACGCCTGGTCAAGCTTTTGTGAAGATCGTGCGCGCCGAGCTCGAAGAGCTGATGGGTGCGGCCAACGAAGATCTGGCTTTGAATGTTACGCCTCCGGCTGTCGTGCTGATGGCGGGTTTGCAAGGTGCAGGTAAAACCACCACTGTCGGCAAGCTGGCAAAGTTTCTTAAAGAACGTAAGAAGAAAAGCGTGCTGGTGGTTTCCGCTGACGTTTATCGCCCAGCGGCGATCAAGCAGTTGGAAACCCTGGCCAATGATATTGGCGTGACCTTCTTTCCGTCTGACATTACGCAAAAGCCAGTGGCGATTGCGCAGGCGGCAATTAAAGAAGCGACGCTCAAATATATTGATGTAGTGCTGGTCGATACCGCGGGTCGTTTGGCCGTTGATGCCGAAATGATGGCTGAGATCCAAGCGCTGCATGCTGCGGTCAATCCTGCTGAAACCCTGTTCGTGGTTGATGCCATGACCGGTCAGGATGCGGCGAACACCGCCAAGGCCTTCGCTGATGCCTTGCCGTTGACCGGTGTGGTGCTGACCAAGGTCGATGGTGATGCGCGTGGTGGTGCGGCGCTGTCTGTGCGCCATATCACCGGCAAGCCGATCAAATTCATCGGTATGGGCGAAAAGAGCGATGCGCTCGAGCCGTTTCACCCGGACCGTATTGCGTCACGCATCCTCGGGATGGGCGACGTACTCAGCCTGATCGAACAAGCGGAACAAACCCTTGATCGTGACAAGGCCGACAAGCTCACCAAGAAACTGAAGAAAGGTAAGGGTTTCGACCTCGAAGACTTCCGTGATCAGTTGCTGCAGATGAAAAACATGGGCGGCCTTGGCGGTCTCATGGACAAGCTGCCGCAAATGGGTGGGGTCAATCTTGCGCAGATGGGCAATGCCCAAGGCGCAGCTGAAAAGCAGTTCAAGCAAATGGAGGCCATCATCAATTCGATGACTCCAGCCGAGCGTCGCGACCCTGAAGTTATCAGTGGTTCGCGTAAGCGCCGTATTGCCATGGGTTCTGGAACTCAGGTTCAAGACATCGGCCGGCTGATAAAACAGCACAAGCAGATGCAGAAAATGATGAAGAAATTCACCGCCAAAGGCGGCATGGCGAAAATGATGCGTGGTATGGGTGGAATGTTGCCAGGTGGCGGCGGAATGCCCAAGATGTAA
- the rpsP gene encoding 30S ribosomal protein S16, producing the protein MVTIRLARGGSKKRPFYHLTVTNSRNARDGRFVERVGFFNPVASGNEIKLSVNEERVTYWLGQGAQPSERVAQLLKENAKAAA; encoded by the coding sequence ATGGTAACCATCCGTCTAGCCCGTGGCGGCTCTAAAAAGCGCCCATTTTACCACCTCACCGTGACCAACAGCCGCAATGCGCGCGATGGTCGTTTCGTTGAGCGTGTTGGTTTCTTCAACCCAGTTGCATCGGGTAACGAAATCAAGCTGTCCGTAAACGAAGAACGCGTTACTTACTGGCTTGGCCAGGGTGCGCAGCCGTCTGAGCGTGTTGCTCAGCTGCTGAAGGAAAATGCTAAGGCTGCAGCCTAA
- the rimM gene encoding ribosome maturation factor RimM (Essential for efficient processing of 16S rRNA) — MSTTPAPAEDLVVLGKIVSVHGVKGDVKVYSFTDPINNVLDYPRWTLRRDNEVKQVEVANGRLQGKVLVAKLKGLDDREVARTYAGFEICVPRNQLPELTDGEFYWYQLEGLKVIDQAGQLLGKIDHLFETGANDVMVVKACADSLDDRERLLPYTEQCVLSIDLSAGEMRVDWDADF, encoded by the coding sequence ATGAGCACAACGCCAGCTCCAGCTGAAGACTTGGTTGTCCTCGGCAAGATCGTATCGGTGCATGGCGTGAAAGGCGACGTGAAGGTGTATTCCTTTACCGATCCGATCAATAACGTGCTCGATTATCCGCGTTGGACGCTTAGGCGTGACAACGAGGTTAAGCAAGTTGAAGTGGCCAATGGGCGCTTGCAAGGCAAGGTCCTGGTAGCGAAGTTGAAAGGTCTCGACGATCGCGAAGTTGCGCGTACTTACGCTGGCTTTGAGATTTGCGTGCCTCGCAACCAATTACCGGAACTAACCGATGGCGAGTTCTATTGGTATCAGTTGGAAGGTCTTAAGGTGATAGATCAAGCAGGGCAATTGCTCGGCAAGATTGACCATCTGTTTGAGACTGGCGCCAACGATGTGATGGTAGTCAAAGCCTGCGCCGACAGCCTTGATGATCGCGAACGCCTGTTGCCCTATACCGAGCAATGTGTGTTGTCGATTGATTTGAGTGCTGGCGAAATGCGGGTTGACTGGGATGCGGACTTTTAA
- the trmD gene encoding tRNA (guanosine(37)-N1)-methyltransferase TrmD has translation MPSLRVEVITLFPEMFAAISEYGITSRAVKQELLQLTCWNPRSYTSDRHHTVDDRPFGGGPGMVMKIKPLEDALLDAKHAAGEKAKVIYLSPQGRQLTQSAVRELANEEAFILIAGRYEGIDERFIEAHVDEEWSIGDYVLSGGELPAMVLIDAVTRLLPGALGHAGSAEEDSFTDGLLDCPHYTRPEVYADKRVPEVLLSGNHEHIRRWRLQQSLGRTHERRADLLDSRSLSGEENKLLEEYIRQRDDS, from the coding sequence ATGCCTAGCTTGCGCGTTGAAGTCATTACGTTGTTCCCGGAAATGTTTGCTGCCATCAGCGAATATGGCATTACCAGCCGTGCGGTGAAACAAGAGCTGTTGCAGCTTACTTGTTGGAATCCGCGGAGCTACACCAGCGATCGTCATCACACTGTGGATGATCGACCTTTTGGTGGCGGTCCAGGCATGGTGATGAAGATCAAGCCGCTTGAGGATGCTTTGCTCGACGCCAAGCATGCCGCAGGTGAAAAAGCGAAGGTGATTTACCTTTCGCCGCAAGGTCGCCAGCTGACTCAGTCAGCAGTACGCGAACTGGCAAACGAAGAGGCTTTTATCCTCATCGCAGGTCGCTACGAAGGCATCGATGAACGCTTTATTGAAGCGCATGTTGATGAAGAATGGTCGATTGGGGATTACGTCCTGTCTGGCGGTGAGCTGCCAGCCATGGTTCTGATCGATGCGGTAACGCGCCTTTTGCCTGGTGCATTAGGTCATGCAGGTTCGGCCGAGGAAGACTCCTTTACGGATGGCTTACTTGACTGCCCGCACTATACCCGCCCGGAGGTGTATGCGGATAAACGTGTTCCTGAGGTGCTGCTTAGCGGCAACCACGAACATATCCGGCGCTGGCGTTTGCAGCAGTCCCTTGGTAGGACGCACGAACGACGCGCTGATCTTCTGGATAGCCGCTCGCTTTCTGGGGAAGAGAACAAGCTGCTGGAGGAATACATCCGCCAGCGGGACGATAGTTAA
- the rplS gene encoding 50S ribosomal protein L19 — MTNKIIQQIEAEQMSKEVPPFAPGDTIVVQVKVKEGDRQRLQAFEGVVIAKRNRGLSSAFTVRKISNGVGVERTFQTYSPLVDSLAVKRRGDVRKAKLYYLRDLSGKAARIKEKLS; from the coding sequence ATGACCAACAAAATCATTCAGCAGATCGAAGCTGAGCAGATGAGCAAAGAAGTCCCTCCTTTTGCACCGGGCGACACCATTGTCGTTCAGGTAAAAGTTAAGGAAGGCGACCGTCAGCGTCTGCAGGCTTTCGAAGGCGTCGTAATCGCCAAGCGTAACCGTGGTCTGAGCAGTGCTTTCACTGTTCGTAAGATCTCCAACGGTGTAGGCGTTGAGCGTACTTTCCAGACCTACAGCCCGCTGGTTGACAGCTTGGCTGTTAAGCGTCGCGGTGACGTTCGTAAAGCTAAGCTTTACTACCTGCGTGACCTGTCTGGTAAGGCAGCACGCATCAAGGAAAAACTGTCGTAA
- a CDS encoding acyl-CoA thioesterase, whose protein sequence is MTAREQEIQRRIELSTTRVAKAVFPPTTNHHNTLFGGTALAWMDEVSFIAATRFCRRSLVTVSSDRIDFNHAIPAGSIVELVGRVIKVGNTSLKVEVEVFVESMYQDGVERAISGVFSFVAIDDDKRPVPVLPDFPQDA, encoded by the coding sequence ATGACCGCTCGTGAGCAAGAAATTCAACGCCGTATAGAACTCTCCACCACGCGCGTCGCCAAAGCCGTGTTCCCGCCGACAACTAATCACCACAACACGCTGTTTGGTGGTACCGCGTTGGCCTGGATGGATGAAGTTTCGTTTATTGCCGCGACACGTTTTTGTCGACGCTCGCTGGTGACAGTGTCTTCGGATCGCATCGACTTTAATCATGCAATTCCTGCGGGCTCGATTGTTGAGCTGGTTGGGCGGGTAATCAAGGTCGGCAATACCAGCCTCAAGGTTGAAGTCGAAGTCTTTGTTGAAAGCATGTATCAAGACGGTGTGGAGCGGGCAATTAGCGGTGTGTTCAGCTTCGTCGCCATCGATGACGACAAACGACCGGTACCGGTTTTACCCGATTTCCCGCAAGACGCATAA
- a CDS encoding sodium:proton antiporter, producing the protein MNETQILFALGGIGAAALASQWLAWRLRLPAILFLLLSGLLAGPITGVLDPQALFGDLLFPLVSLAVALILFEGSLTLHMSEWKEIGTVVHRLVTWGALITWAVIACATHYLLGFSWELALLFGTLTLVTGPTVIVPMLRVVRPKASIANILRWEGIAIDPIGALLAVVVFSFIVSIEDGSPWGHSLSTFGAVIGTGAFLGVVGGWLFGQVLKRHWLPEYLHNLASLAAVLGIFITSNQLMHESGLLAVTVMGMWLANMRGVDVRQILHFKENLSVLLISGLFILLAARLDLNALIALGPVTLVLLAIIQFIARPLSVFACTLGSNLNWRERSLLAWIAPRGIVAAAVSAIFALRLQEAGDEQAVLLVPLTFLVIIGTVVLQSATARPLARLLKVAEPAPSGFLIVGANPVARAMGKALQSLGNRVLLTDSSWENTRAARMANLPAYFGNPTSQHAEANMDLVGLGHLIALSPSSELNALACMHFRHDFAAKNRFTLPSGTDSRRSDKHRSSDGVRGRSIGSEAISFPQFASRLSKGAEIRTTTLKAAFGWQEYQELHGSSALLLMAKDPKGWLHVATQPLDFEPEAGWTLVSLIDDEPASAPAAKTELTKQSETPAATTSNGK; encoded by the coding sequence ATGAACGAAACACAAATATTATTTGCTCTTGGAGGCATCGGCGCAGCAGCTTTGGCCAGTCAATGGCTAGCTTGGCGCCTGCGTTTGCCTGCGATTTTATTTTTATTGTTAAGTGGTTTGCTGGCAGGCCCCATCACTGGAGTTCTCGACCCTCAAGCATTGTTTGGTGACTTACTATTCCCGCTTGTATCGCTGGCTGTCGCGCTGATTCTGTTTGAAGGCAGCCTGACGCTGCACATGTCCGAATGGAAAGAGATCGGCACTGTGGTTCACCGCCTGGTGACATGGGGCGCGCTGATCACCTGGGCAGTCATCGCCTGTGCGACCCACTATTTGCTCGGTTTCAGCTGGGAGTTGGCGCTCCTGTTCGGCACCCTGACACTCGTCACAGGACCAACAGTTATCGTGCCGATGTTGCGTGTGGTGCGCCCCAAAGCCTCGATCGCCAATATTCTGCGCTGGGAAGGTATCGCCATCGACCCCATCGGCGCACTGCTGGCGGTTGTGGTTTTCAGTTTTATCGTCAGCATTGAGGACGGCAGCCCGTGGGGCCACAGCCTGTCAACATTCGGCGCGGTGATTGGCACCGGTGCGTTTCTCGGCGTGGTTGGCGGCTGGCTATTTGGCCAGGTGCTCAAGCGCCACTGGCTTCCTGAATACCTGCACAACCTCGCCTCCCTGGCCGCCGTACTGGGTATTTTCATCACCTCCAACCAATTGATGCACGAGTCTGGCCTGCTGGCCGTGACCGTCATGGGCATGTGGCTGGCCAACATGCGCGGAGTGGATGTGCGGCAAATCCTCCATTTCAAGGAAAACCTCAGTGTCTTGCTGATTTCCGGGCTATTTATTCTGCTCGCCGCACGCCTGGACCTTAATGCATTGATCGCGCTAGGCCCGGTGACCTTGGTATTACTGGCAATTATTCAGTTTATCGCCCGCCCGCTAAGCGTATTTGCCTGCACCCTCGGCTCGAACCTGAACTGGCGCGAACGCAGCTTACTGGCGTGGATTGCCCCGCGAGGCATTGTTGCGGCAGCCGTTTCAGCAATCTTCGCCCTGCGCCTACAAGAAGCAGGCGATGAGCAAGCAGTGTTACTTGTGCCACTGACCTTTCTGGTGATCATCGGCACCGTAGTGCTGCAAAGCGCCACTGCGCGGCCATTGGCGCGACTGTTGAAAGTTGCTGAACCTGCACCCAGCGGCTTCTTGATTGTGGGTGCAAACCCCGTGGCCCGCGCCATGGGCAAAGCCCTGCAAAGCCTGGGCAACCGAGTGCTACTGACCGACTCCAGTTGGGAAAACACCCGCGCGGCTCGCATGGCCAACCTGCCAGCCTACTTCGGCAATCCAACCTCACAGCACGCTGAAGCCAACATGGACCTTGTCGGCCTTGGCCACTTGATTGCGTTATCGCCCTCAAGCGAACTAAATGCGCTGGCCTGCATGCATTTCCGCCATGACTTTGCCGCAAAGAACCGCTTCACCCTGCCCTCAGGAACCGACAGCCGCCGCTCGGACAAGCACCGCAGCAGTGACGGTGTACGCGGGCGCTCCATAGGCAGTGAAGCCATAAGCTTTCCACAGTTCGCCAGCCGCTTGAGCAAGGGCGCAGAAATCCGCACCACCACTCTCAAGGCAGCGTTCGGCTGGCAGGAATATCAAGAACTGCATGGCAGCAGTGCTTTACTACTGATGGCTAAAGACCCTAAAGGCTGGCTCCACGTTGCCACCCAACCTCTAGACTTTGAACCTGAAGCCGGCTGGACACTAGTGTCTTTGATTGATGACGAACCAGCCAGCGCTCCTGCAGCCAAAACCGAACTCACAAAGCAGTCGGAAACCCCTGCCGCAACGACCAGTAACGGCAAATAG
- the xerD gene encoding site-specific tyrosine recombinase XerD, whose protein sequence is MPTLEHQLIDRFLEALWFEKGLSVHTRDAYRSDLAHFNAWLDSRGLALESAGRDVILDHLAWRLNEGYKARSTARFLSGLRGFYRYLLREGMISQDPTLQIDLPQLGRPLPKSLSEADVEALLAAPELDDPIGLRDRAMLEVLYACGLRVTELISLTLEQVNLRQGVLRVFGKGSKERLVPLGEEAILWIERYVKEARAFLLDGKPSDVLFPSSRGEQMTRQTFWHRIKHQAKVAGIAKSLSPHTLRHAFATHLLNHGADLRVVQMLLGHSDLSTTQIYTHIARARLQELHAVHHPRG, encoded by the coding sequence ATGCCGACGCTAGAACATCAACTGATCGACCGATTCCTTGAAGCATTATGGTTCGAAAAAGGCCTTTCTGTGCACACTCGCGATGCATATCGGAGTGATTTAGCGCACTTCAATGCCTGGCTCGATTCGCGTGGTTTGGCGCTAGAGTCGGCTGGCCGCGATGTGATTCTGGATCACTTGGCCTGGCGCCTGAATGAAGGTTACAAGGCGCGTTCTACTGCACGGTTTTTATCGGGCTTGCGTGGCTTCTACCGGTATTTATTGCGTGAAGGAATGATTAGCCAAGACCCGACCCTGCAGATCGATTTGCCTCAATTGGGCCGTCCTTTACCTAAATCGTTATCCGAGGCCGACGTTGAGGCGCTGCTGGCCGCGCCTGAGCTGGATGACCCCATTGGCTTGCGCGATCGTGCCATGCTTGAGGTGCTCTACGCCTGTGGCTTACGGGTGACCGAGTTGATTAGCCTGACGCTCGAACAGGTTAATCTGCGTCAAGGTGTACTCCGGGTATTTGGTAAGGGCAGCAAGGAGCGGCTGGTGCCGTTGGGCGAGGAAGCGATTCTATGGATTGAGCGCTACGTCAAAGAGGCGCGAGCGTTTTTGCTCGATGGCAAGCCGAGTGATGTGCTGTTTCCCAGCTCCCGTGGTGAGCAAATGACCCGCCAGACCTTTTGGCATCGCATCAAGCACCAAGCCAAGGTCGCCGGCATCGCTAAATCATTGTCACCGCACACGCTCAGGCATGCGTTTGCCACGCACTTACTCAATCATGGTGCCGACCTGCGCGTGGTGCAAATGCTGCTGGGCCACAGCGATCTATCGACCACACAAATTTACACGCACATTGCCCGTGCCCGCCTCCAGGAGTTGCATGCGGTTCATCATCCACGCGGATAA
- the dsbC gene encoding bifunctional protein-disulfide isomerase/oxidoreductase DsbC, which produces MRLTRIIATAALALLSSMAFADEAEQAIRKTLDTLQIDVPVESIVASPLKGLYEVKLEGGRVIYASADGQFVMQGYLFQMQNGAPVNLTEKAESQGIAKVINAIPQAEMVVYPAVGKAKTHITVFTDTTCPYCHKLHGEVAELNKQGIEVRYVAFPRQGLGSAGDKQLQAVWCSKDRREAMDKMVQGDNVTAAACSNPVSKQFALGQSIGVRGTPAVVLADGQLIPGYQPAAQLGAKALAAQ; this is translated from the coding sequence ATGCGCTTGACCCGAATTATTGCAACAGCCGCATTGGCACTGTTAAGCAGCATGGCGTTTGCCGACGAGGCTGAACAGGCTATCCGCAAAACACTGGATACCCTGCAGATCGATGTTCCGGTAGAAAGCATCGTTGCAAGCCCGCTTAAAGGCTTATACGAAGTTAAGCTCGAAGGTGGTCGGGTGATCTATGCCAGCGCCGACGGCCAGTTTGTGATGCAGGGCTATTTGTTCCAGATGCAAAATGGCGCGCCGGTCAACTTGACCGAAAAAGCCGAAAGCCAGGGTATCGCCAAGGTCATCAACGCTATTCCGCAAGCGGAAATGGTGGTTTACCCGGCGGTTGGCAAGGCCAAGACCCACATCACGGTGTTTACCGATACCACGTGCCCGTACTGCCACAAGTTGCATGGCGAAGTGGCAGAGCTGAATAAGCAAGGTATCGAGGTGCGCTATGTTGCGTTCCCACGTCAGGGTTTAGGCTCGGCGGGCGACAAGCAGCTACAAGCAGTCTGGTGTTCCAAGGATCGCCGCGAGGCCATGGATAAAATGGTTCAAGGTGACAATGTAACGGCTGCAGCTTGCTCGAACCCGGTCTCCAAGCAGTTTGCTTTGGGCCAGTCTATCGGTGTACGTGGTACTCCGGCTGTAGTGCTTGCCGATGGTCAGTTGATCCCAGGTTATCAACCTGCCGCTCAGCTCGGTGCCAAGGCACTCGCCGCCCAGTAA
- a CDS encoding homoserine dehydrogenase, whose amino-acid sequence MKPVKVGICGLGTVGGGTFNVLKRNAEEISRRAGRGIEVAQIAQRSANPQCDTTGTAITNDVFELVSNPEIEVVVELIGGSTIARDVVLKAIENGKHVVTANKALIAVHGNEIFAKAREKGVIVAFEAAVAGGIPVIKAIREGLAANRINWLAGIINGTGNFILSEMREKGRAFADVLSEAQALGYAEADPTFDVEGIDAAHKLTILASIAFGIPLQFDKAYTEGITKLTTADVNYADALGYRIKHLGVARRTEAGIELRVHPTLIPADRLIANVNGVMNAVMVNGDAVGSTLYYGAGAGMEPTASSVVADLVDVVRALTTDPTNHVPHLAFQPDSLSDHPILPISACESAYYLRIQAKDRPGVLAQVASILSARGINIESIMQKEVEEHDGLVPMILVTHRVVEAQIDEAITALEALDDIAGSVVRIRVEQLV is encoded by the coding sequence GTGAAACCGGTCAAAGTAGGCATTTGTGGTTTAGGTACTGTCGGTGGCGGTACATTCAACGTGCTCAAGCGTAATGCCGAGGAAATCTCGCGGCGTGCTGGGCGTGGTATTGAAGTGGCGCAGATTGCGCAGCGTTCAGCTAACCCGCAATGCGACACGACCGGTACTGCAATTACCAACGATGTCTTCGAATTGGTCAGCAACCCCGAGATTGAAGTGGTTGTCGAACTGATTGGCGGCAGCACAATCGCCCGCGACGTGGTGCTCAAGGCCATTGAAAACGGCAAGCACGTGGTGACCGCAAACAAGGCGCTGATCGCTGTGCACGGCAATGAGATTTTTGCCAAGGCCCGCGAGAAAGGCGTGATCGTTGCGTTTGAAGCCGCGGTTGCTGGCGGCATTCCAGTGATCAAGGCGATCCGTGAGGGTTTGGCGGCTAACCGTATCAACTGGCTGGCTGGCATCATCAACGGCACGGGTAACTTCATCCTCAGCGAGATGCGTGAGAAAGGCCGTGCCTTTGCTGATGTGCTGTCTGAAGCGCAAGCGCTGGGTTATGCCGAAGCAGACCCGACCTTTGATGTCGAAGGCATTGATGCGGCGCACAAGCTGACCATTTTAGCGTCGATTGCCTTTGGTATTCCGCTGCAATTCGACAAAGCCTACACCGAAGGCATCACCAAGCTGACCACCGCTGACGTCAATTACGCCGATGCTCTGGGTTATCGCATCAAGCACCTGGGTGTGGCGCGTCGCACCGAGGCTGGCATCGAGTTGCGTGTGCACCCGACGCTGATCCCGGCTGATCGCCTGATCGCCAACGTCAATGGCGTAATGAACGCAGTCATGGTCAACGGTGATGCAGTGGGCTCGACGCTGTACTACGGTGCTGGTGCTGGTATGGAGCCAACGGCTTCGTCAGTGGTTGCTGATCTGGTTGACGTAGTGCGCGCCCTGACTACCGACCCAACCAACCACGTGCCGCATCTGGCCTTCCAGCCAGATTCACTGTCTGATCATCCGATCCTGCCGATCAGTGCCTGTGAGAGTGCTTATTACCTGCGCATTCAAGCCAAGGATCGTCCGGGTGTTCTGGCTCAAGTGGCGAGCATCTTGTCGGCGCGTGGTATCAACATCGAATCAATCATGCAGAAAGAAGTCGAAGAGCATGACGGTTTGGTGCCAATGATCCTGGTTACGCACCGTGTCGTTGAAGCGCAAATCGATGAAGCAATCACCGCGCTCGAAGCGTTGGATGATATTGCTGGCAGCGTTGTGCGCATCCGCGTCGAACAACTGGTCTAA